From Gammaproteobacteria bacterium, the proteins below share one genomic window:
- a CDS encoding SIR2 family protein, which yields MSQAQLTELIQGVRAGRIVPYLGAGALNGARNDAGDPVPADSDSLILAMNKGKPMAPRLMYEFPRAAMHLELKAGRNYVTRFFTDLYEKQTWSRSAVHTWLAGIKPPYVIDINRDTQLQDTYADTPHTLVVGVARIGGTEYRFKLFQWDGNAYHEIKLDAVDTSLPVLFKPMGTPRPEPNFIASDADYVDYITELMGGFAIPSFLKSYRQAKQYLFIGLRLTRDTERMVMADITYDAGEPRGWALIPEPTAKERRYCARQGIEIIEAGADALLRADGAEELAELAADATLVGC from the coding sequence ATGTCCCAAGCTCAACTGACCGAATTGATCCAGGGTGTACGCGCGGGTCGCATCGTCCCCTACCTCGGCGCGGGCGCGCTGAACGGCGCACGCAACGACGCCGGAGATCCCGTACCCGCCGACAGCGACAGCCTGATCCTGGCCATGAACAAGGGCAAGCCCATGGCGCCGCGACTGATGTACGAATTCCCGCGCGCCGCCATGCACCTGGAACTCAAGGCGGGGCGCAACTACGTCACCCGCTTTTTCACCGACCTTTACGAAAAACAGACATGGAGCCGCTCGGCCGTGCACACATGGCTGGCCGGCATCAAGCCGCCGTACGTGATCGACATCAACCGCGACACGCAGCTGCAGGACACCTATGCCGATACGCCCCACACCCTGGTCGTGGGCGTCGCGCGCATCGGCGGCACTGAATATCGCTTCAAGCTGTTTCAGTGGGATGGCAATGCCTACCACGAGATAAAACTGGATGCCGTCGACACCAGCCTGCCGGTGCTGTTCAAACCCATGGGCACGCCGCGGCCGGAACCCAACTTCATCGCCTCCGATGCCGATTACGTGGATTACATCACCGAGCTGATGGGCGGCTTTGCGATCCCTTCGTTTCTCAAGTCCTATCGCCAGGCGAAACAGTATCTGTTCATCGGTCTGCGCCTGACCCGCGATACGGAACGCATGGTCATGGCGGACATCACCTACGATGCCGGCGAGCCGCGCGGTTGGGCGCTGATCCCGGAACCCACCGCCAAGGAGCGGCGTTACTGCGCCCGCCAGGGTATCGAAATCATCGAGGCCGGCGCGGACGCGCTGCTGCGTGCAGACGGCGCCGAGGAACTGGCCGAACTCGCCGCCGATGCGACGCTGGTGGGTTGCTGA
- the nifD gene encoding nitrogenase molybdenum-iron protein alpha chain, with product MAAMTREETEALIQEVLEVYPEEAKKDRAKHLAVNDQSVEQSKKCITSNKKSLPGVMTIRGCAYAGSKGVVWGPVKDMIHISHGPVGCGQYSRAGRRNYYIGTTGVNTFVTMNFTSDFQEKDIVFGGDKKLDKMITEIDQLFPLNKGVTIQSECPIGLIGDDIEAVAKKKNKEIGKTVVPVRCEGFRGVSQSLGHHIANDSVRDWVLGARDEDDSFESTPYDVAVIGDYNIGGDAWASRTLLEEMGLRVVAQWSGDGTLSEIELTPKVKLNLVHCYRSMNYISRHMEEKYGIPWMEYNFFGPTKIAESLRKIASFFDDKIKEGAERVIEKYQAEYEAVIAKYRPRLEGKRVMLYVGGLRPRHTIGAYEDLGMEVVGTGYEFGHNDDYDRTVKEMGNATLLYDDVTGYEFEEFVKRVKPDLIGSGIKEKYIFQKMGIPFRQMHSWDYSGPYHGYDGFAIFARDMDMTLNNPCWNAIQAPWKKAAEEEEGQQAAAGA from the coding sequence ATGGCAGCAATGACCAGAGAAGAGACCGAAGCCCTCATTCAGGAGGTGCTCGAGGTCTATCCCGAGGAGGCGAAAAAGGACCGCGCCAAACACCTGGCCGTCAACGACCAGTCCGTGGAACAGTCCAAGAAGTGCATCACCTCCAACAAGAAATCCCTGCCCGGCGTGATGACCATCCGTGGTTGTGCCTACGCCGGCTCCAAGGGTGTGGTGTGGGGTCCCGTGAAGGACATGATCCACATCTCTCACGGCCCCGTCGGCTGCGGGCAGTACAGCCGCGCCGGACGCCGTAACTATTACATCGGCACCACCGGTGTGAACACCTTCGTCACCATGAACTTCACCTCGGACTTCCAGGAGAAGGACATCGTGTTCGGCGGCGACAAGAAACTGGACAAGATGATCACCGAGATCGACCAGCTCTTCCCGCTGAACAAGGGCGTCACCATCCAGTCGGAATGCCCGATCGGTCTGATCGGCGACGACATCGAGGCGGTGGCGAAGAAAAAGAACAAGGAAATCGGCAAGACCGTGGTTCCTGTTCGCTGCGAAGGATTCCGCGGCGTGTCTCAGTCCCTGGGGCATCACATCGCCAACGACTCGGTCCGTGACTGGGTGCTGGGTGCACGCGACGAAGACGACAGCTTCGAGAGCACGCCTTACGACGTGGCGGTTATCGGTGACTACAACATCGGTGGTGACGCCTGGGCCTCCCGCACCCTGCTCGAAGAGATGGGGCTGCGCGTGGTCGCCCAGTGGTCCGGCGACGGTACGCTGTCCGAGATCGAGCTGACCCCCAAGGTCAAGCTCAACCTGGTGCACTGCTATCGCTCCATGAACTACATCTCGCGCCACATGGAAGAGAAGTACGGCATTCCGTGGATGGAATACAACTTCTTCGGTCCGACCAAGATCGCCGAGAGCCTGCGCAAGATCGCCTCGTTCTTCGACGACAAGATCAAGGAAGGCGCCGAGCGCGTGATCGAGAAGTACCAGGCCGAGTACGAGGCGGTAATCGCCAAGTATCGCCCGCGCCTGGAAGGCAAGCGGGTCATGCTGTACGTCGGCGGTCTGCGTCCGCGCCACACCATCGGCGCCTACGAGGACCTGGGCATGGAAGTGGTCGGTACCGGCTACGAGTTCGGTCACAACGACGACTACGACCGCACCGTCAAGGAAATGGGCAATGCCACGCTCCTGTACGACGACGTCACGGGTTACGAGTTCGAGGAATTCGTCAAACGCGTGAAGCCGGACCTGATCGGTTCGGGCATCAAGGAGAAGTACATCTTCCAGAAGATGGGCATCCCCTTCCGTCAGATGCACTCCTGGGATTACTCGGGTCCGTACCACGGCTACGACGGCTTCGCCATCTTCGCCCGCGACATGGACATGACCCTGAACAATCCTTGTTGGAATGCCATCCAGGCGCCCTGGAAAAAGGCCGCCGAGGAGGAAGAGGGTCAGCAGGCGGCTGCCGGAGCGTGA
- a CDS encoding NAD(+)--dinitrogen-reductase ADP-D-ribosyltransferase gives MTAPRFERPPAPTLPADARLPINHCNLPAQVLGSLTFQHHPARLSIDGIAELHRDLFEQLDALPEPAPRAQHYMDYMTVHFRLEALEDAGLTPDTGHARPKANYLRILRGWMFDSEGREGAVLKGWVESRFGLLARYHRGPLGRDVGDNDTHYLQERALGTYNTNALETQLDLLYTYCQYELARQQPERRWVALYRGTNDIGEHDWLSRSTSGGVVLLNNLNSFTADPERADEFGDTVINVRVPLAKVFYYAGLLPGILGGEDEHLVLGGLYEIEPV, from the coding sequence ATGACCGCACCCCGTTTCGAACGCCCGCCAGCGCCCACACTTCCCGCCGATGCGCGGCTGCCCATCAACCACTGCAACCTGCCGGCCCAGGTCCTCGGCAGTCTCACCTTTCAGCACCACCCGGCACGACTGAGCATCGATGGCATCGCCGAGCTGCACCGCGACCTGTTCGAACAATTGGATGCTTTGCCCGAACCGGCGCCGCGTGCGCAGCACTACATGGACTACATGACGGTGCATTTTCGTCTCGAGGCGCTGGAAGACGCGGGGCTGACGCCGGACACCGGCCATGCACGACCAAAGGCGAACTACCTGCGCATCCTGCGCGGCTGGATGTTCGACTCGGAGGGGCGCGAAGGCGCGGTACTGAAAGGCTGGGTGGAATCGCGCTTCGGTCTGCTGGCGCGTTATCACCGCGGCCCGCTGGGTCGCGACGTCGGAGACAACGATACGCATTACCTGCAGGAACGCGCGCTGGGCACCTACAACACCAACGCCCTGGAAACTCAACTCGACCTGCTCTACACCTATTGCCAGTACGAACTTGCGCGCCAACAGCCCGAACGCCGCTGGGTCGCGCTTTACCGCGGCACCAACGACATCGGCGAACACGACTGGCTGAGCCGCAGCACGAGCGGCGGCGTGGTGCTGCTGAACAACCTCAACTCTTTCACCGCCGACCCGGAACGGGCGGACGAATTCGGCGACACCGTAATCAATGTGCGGGTGCCGCTGGCCAAGGTGTTCTACTACGCCGGCCTGCTGCCCGGCATCCTCGGCGGGGAGGACGAACACCTGGTGCTCGGCGGGCTGTACGAGATCGAGCCGGTCTGA
- a CDS encoding ArsC/Spx/MgsR family protein: MAVVVFYAKPGCVNNSRQHRLLVEMGHQVVVRDLLDEVWTPARLQRFFAGLPVAEWFNTSAPRVRSGEVRPEDLEPDHALALMVREPLLIRRPLMEKGGETRVGFEPEQVKAWLGLDMANDGDLETCPRFSTAKHVACGGQEAP; encoded by the coding sequence ATGGCCGTCGTCGTCTTCTATGCCAAGCCAGGCTGCGTGAACAACAGCCGCCAGCACCGGTTGCTGGTGGAGATGGGGCATCAAGTAGTGGTGCGAGATCTGCTCGACGAGGTGTGGACGCCGGCGCGTCTGCAACGGTTTTTCGCCGGCCTGCCCGTCGCCGAATGGTTCAACACGAGCGCGCCGCGCGTGCGCTCGGGCGAGGTTAGGCCCGAAGACCTGGAGCCGGACCATGCGTTGGCGCTGATGGTACGGGAGCCGTTGCTGATTCGCCGTCCGCTCATGGAAAAGGGCGGTGAGACACGGGTCGGCTTCGAACCTGAACAGGTGAAGGCATGGCTTGGTCTGGACATGGCAAACGACGGGGATTTGGAAACCTGCCCACGGTTTTCCACCGCCAAGCATGTGGCGTGCGGTGGACAGGAGGCGCCATGA
- a CDS encoding nitrogen fixation protein NifQ, whose translation MNRAMSDTDAVHAAHAYLMSFAQGRANDDALACMLASNAQGHGALPLRLGLSAADHAHMIDRHFPGACWSTPQHDTHKPDPQREEERGELRRLLLVNCAGSDESERWIADIVTAACMGGDHLWQDLGLWARTDLTELMRNNFPALAARNDRDMKWKKFLYKQLCVQEGIYTCRSPSCEVCPDYHACFGPED comes from the coding sequence ATGAACCGGGCCATGAGCGATACCGATGCGGTGCACGCCGCCCACGCCTACCTGATGTCCTTTGCGCAAGGCCGGGCCAACGACGATGCACTCGCCTGCATGCTGGCCAGCAATGCTCAGGGGCACGGTGCGCTGCCGTTGCGGTTGGGCCTGTCTGCGGCGGATCACGCGCACATGATCGACCGGCATTTCCCGGGTGCGTGCTGGTCCACCCCGCAACACGATACGCACAAACCCGACCCGCAGCGCGAAGAGGAACGCGGCGAGCTGCGGCGCTTGCTGCTTGTTAACTGCGCCGGCAGCGACGAGTCAGAACGTTGGATCGCCGACATCGTCACCGCCGCCTGCATGGGCGGAGACCATCTGTGGCAGGACCTCGGGCTGTGGGCGCGTACCGATCTCACCGAGCTGATGCGCAACAATTTCCCGGCGCTGGCGGCGCGCAACGACCGGGACATGAAGTGGAAAAAGTTTTTATATAAACAGCTCTGCGTGCAGGAAGGCATCTACACCTGCCGTTCGCCATCCTGCGAGGTGTGCCCGGACTACCATGCCTGTTTCGGCCCCGAGGACTGA
- the draG gene encoding ADP-ribosyl-[dinitrogen reductase] hydrolase yields the protein MPVSAPRTESADKAVQARALGAYLGLAVGDALGATVEFMTPTEIRVQYGTHDRIRGGGWLGLKPGQVTDDTTMALALGKSILATGGVDAAAAAEAFSDWMAAKPVDIGNTVRRGIVHYRHTGNTETLPSEHDAGNGACMRVLPVALATLGRSRETVRVAVRAQAHVTHNNPLSDAASETVVAMVQSALTGADKRQLLHGPAAGLVEAFPLFAFRGRRRDNPSGYIVETLQAVLQALFDTDDFQSCLIDVVNRGGDADTTGAIAGMIAGALYGPDAIPRVWLTKLVPDIERACRGQAAALVGLAASSY from the coding sequence ATGCCTGTTTCGGCCCCGAGGACTGAAAGCGCGGACAAGGCGGTTCAGGCACGCGCGCTCGGTGCCTATCTCGGACTGGCGGTGGGTGATGCCCTGGGTGCGACCGTGGAGTTCATGACGCCCACCGAGATCCGTGTGCAGTACGGCACGCATGATCGTATCCGCGGCGGCGGCTGGCTGGGACTGAAACCCGGCCAGGTCACCGACGACACCACCATGGCGCTCGCGTTGGGAAAATCCATTCTCGCGACAGGTGGCGTGGATGCCGCGGCCGCCGCCGAGGCGTTCAGCGACTGGATGGCCGCCAAGCCGGTGGATATCGGCAACACGGTGCGCCGCGGCATCGTCCATTATCGACATACCGGCAACACCGAAACGCTACCGAGCGAGCACGATGCCGGCAACGGCGCCTGCATGCGCGTGCTGCCCGTGGCGCTCGCCACGCTGGGGCGATCACGGGAGACGGTACGCGTGGCCGTGCGTGCCCAGGCGCACGTAACCCATAACAACCCGTTGTCGGATGCCGCCAGCGAAACGGTGGTGGCCATGGTGCAGTCGGCATTGACGGGCGCGGACAAGCGCCAGTTGCTGCACGGGCCGGCGGCGGGGTTGGTGGAGGCGTTTCCGCTGTTCGCCTTTCGCGGCCGGCGGCGGGACAATCCCAGCGGCTACATCGTCGAAACCCTGCAGGCGGTGTTGCAGGCCCTGTTCGATACCGACGACTTTCAAAGTTGCCTGATCGATGTGGTCAACCGCGGCGGCGACGCCGATACCACCGGCGCCATCGCCGGCATGATCGCGGGCGCCCTGTACGGGCCCGACGCCATTCCGCGGGTCTGGCTGACAAAACTCGTGCCGGACATCGAGCGTGCCTGCCGTGGCCAGGCCGCGGCATTGGTCGGGCTGGCCGCCAGCAGCTATTGA
- a CDS encoding 4Fe-4S binding protein, whose translation MALKIIESCVNCWACEPLCPNQAIYEAKPHFLIDAKKCTECEGEFADAQCASICPIEGAILDALDEALNPPGSLTGIPPERMAEAMAELQAH comes from the coding sequence ATGGCACTGAAAATTATCGAGAGTTGTGTGAACTGTTGGGCCTGCGAACCGCTGTGTCCCAACCAGGCCATCTATGAGGCGAAGCCGCATTTTCTGATCGACGCCAAGAAATGCACGGAGTGCGAGGGCGAGTTTGCCGACGCCCAGTGCGCCAGCATCTGTCCCATCGAGGGCGCGATCCTCGATGCCCTGGACGAGGCGCTGAATCCGCCCGGCTCCCTGACGGGCATCCCGCCCGAGCGCATGGCCGAGGCCATGGCCGAACTGCAGGCCCATTGA
- a CDS encoding dinitrogenase iron-molybdenum cofactor biosynthesis protein gives MSAQPLTREVALRIGLAAKVLPGVDARRLVQVLNDKIGQPLTEQRLSKITVTHLKTGFASLDGEEDGEDTGIGMEYLKLAVRYLWGEEVAGPDLPATRPYSEGDMPGSIRVAVASGGGENVDGHFGSCPYFMVYQVSPDEVRLIDVRATDEAETADDRNAFRAGLIGDCHVAYMQSVGGPAAAKIVRAGIHPIKLAEGGNAIEVLTELQSVMAGTPPPWLAKIIGIPAEQRVRFASGEAG, from the coding sequence ATGAGTGCCCAGCCGTTAACACGTGAGGTGGCGTTGCGTATCGGTCTGGCGGCCAAAGTGCTGCCGGGCGTCGATGCGCGGCGTCTGGTACAGGTGCTCAATGACAAGATTGGACAGCCGCTGACGGAACAGCGGTTGTCCAAGATTACGGTGACGCACCTGAAAACCGGTTTCGCCAGCCTGGACGGCGAAGAGGACGGGGAAGACACCGGCATCGGCATGGAGTATCTGAAGCTGGCGGTGCGTTACCTGTGGGGCGAGGAGGTCGCCGGCCCGGACCTGCCGGCCACCCGACCCTACAGCGAGGGCGACATGCCCGGCTCGATCCGGGTTGCCGTTGCCTCGGGCGGCGGCGAGAACGTTGACGGCCACTTCGGTTCCTGCCCGTACTTCATGGTCTATCAGGTCAGCCCGGATGAAGTGCGTCTGATCGACGTGCGCGCGACCGACGAGGCCGAAACCGCCGACGACAGGAACGCATTCCGTGCCGGTTTGATCGGCGACTGCCACGTGGCCTACATGCAGTCGGTGGGCGGTCCCGCCGCGGCCAAGATCGTGCGCGCCGGCATCCATCCCATCAAGCTGGCCGAAGGCGGCAACGCCATCGAGGTGCTGACCGAGCTGCAGTCGGTGATGGCCGGCACGCCGCCGCCGTGGCTGGCGAAGATCATCGGCATCCCGGCCGAGCAGCGGGTGCGTTTCGCCTCCGGGGAGGCGGGATGA
- the nifB gene encoding nitrogenase cofactor biosynthesis protein NifB, which produces MELKVLGQAEPEAPKGGCSAGSCGSTDDQLSHLPEDIREKVHNHPCYSEEAHHYFARMHVAVAPACNIQCHYCNRKYDCANESRPGVVSELLTPDQAVKKTMAVAANIPQMTVLGIAGPGDPLANPERTFATFRALSEQAPDIKLCVSTNGLALPASVDELAKHNIDHVTITINCVDPEVGAKIYPWIFWNNRRIKGKKGAKILIEQQQKGLEMLVERGILVKVNSVMIPGVNDEHLKEVSRIVKQKGAFLHNVMPLIAEAEHGTFYGVMGQRGPKSSELQALQDDCAGDMNMMRHCRQCRADAVGLLGEDRGAEFTMDKIEDMEIDYTAAMEKRAQVHAAIEQELAAKQAKPQAPALVPLESLGGGSKPRPVLMAVATTGGGVINQHFGHAREFLVYEASAEGVRFIGHRKVDLYCSGGDTCGDGESVLGGIINTLEGCEAVLCAKIGYEPWEMLEEAGIQPNGEHAMEPIEDAVMAVYSEMLEMGKLDAKTDDQETQATA; this is translated from the coding sequence CCATCCCTGTTATTCCGAAGAGGCGCATCACTACTTCGCCCGCATGCACGTGGCGGTGGCGCCGGCCTGCAACATCCAGTGCCACTACTGCAACCGCAAGTACGACTGCGCCAACGAATCGCGTCCCGGCGTGGTGTCCGAGCTGCTGACGCCCGATCAGGCGGTGAAGAAGACCATGGCGGTGGCCGCCAACATTCCCCAGATGACCGTGCTGGGCATTGCCGGCCCCGGCGATCCGCTGGCCAACCCGGAGCGCACCTTCGCGACCTTCCGCGCGCTGTCCGAGCAGGCACCCGACATCAAGCTGTGCGTGTCCACCAACGGCCTGGCCCTGCCCGCGTCCGTCGACGAGCTGGCCAAGCACAACATCGATCACGTCACCATCACCATCAACTGCGTGGACCCCGAGGTGGGCGCCAAGATCTATCCGTGGATCTTCTGGAACAATCGCCGCATCAAGGGCAAGAAGGGCGCCAAGATCCTCATCGAGCAGCAGCAGAAAGGCCTGGAGATGCTGGTCGAGCGCGGCATCCTGGTGAAGGTCAACTCGGTGATGATCCCCGGCGTCAACGACGAGCATCTCAAGGAGGTCAGCCGGATCGTCAAGCAGAAGGGCGCCTTCCTGCACAACGTCATGCCGCTGATCGCCGAGGCGGAGCACGGCACCTTCTACGGCGTCATGGGTCAGCGCGGTCCCAAGTCCTCCGAACTGCAGGCCCTGCAGGACGACTGCGCCGGCGACATGAACATGATGCGCCACTGCCGCCAGTGCCGCGCCGACGCCGTCGGTCTGCTGGGCGAGGATCGCGGTGCCGAATTCACCATGGACAAGATCGAGGATATGGAGATCGACTACACCGCCGCGATGGAAAAGCGCGCCCAGGTGCACGCCGCCATCGAACAGGAACTGGCGGCCAAGCAGGCGAAGCCCCAGGCCCCCGCGCTGGTGCCGCTGGAATCCCTGGGCGGCGGCAGCAAGCCGCGCCCCGTGCTGATGGCGGTGGCCACCACCGGCGGCGGCGTCATCAACCAGCATTTCGGCCATGCGCGTGAATTCCTGGTGTACGAGGCATCGGCCGAAGGCGTGCGCTTCATCGGTCATCGCAAGGTCGACCTGTACTGCAGCGGCGGCGATACCTGCGGCGACGGCGAGTCGGTGCTCGGCGGCATCATCAATACCCTCGAGGGCTGCGAGGCGGTGCTGTGCGCCAAGATCGGCTACGAGCCCTGGGAGATGCTGGAAGAGGCCGGCATCCAACCCAACGGCGAGCATGCTATGGAGCCTATCGAGGACGCGGTGATGGCCGTCTACAGCGAAATGCTCGAGATGGGCAAGCTGGATGCGAAGACGGATGACCAGGAGACGCAGGCGACTGCCTGA
- the nifK gene encoding nitrogenase molybdenum-iron protein subunit beta, protein MSQEVENIKPSYPLFRDEDYKENLARKKEQYEECHPQDKIREVFEWTTTKEYQELNFQREALTVNPAKACQPLGAVLCALGFEKTMPYVHGSQGCVAYFRTYFNRHFKEPISCVSDSMTEDAAVFGGQKNMFAGLENAKALYKPEMIAVSTTCMAEVIGDDLNAFIGNAKKAGSVPEDYPTPFAHTPSFVGSHVTGWDNMMEGIMRYFTLNYMEGKEVGSNGKLNIVPGFETYLGNFRVIKRMLSEMDVNYTMLSDPEEVLDTPADGEYRMYAGGTTLDEIKDAPNAIDTMFLQPWQSDKSTKFVKNTWQHEAAKLEIPMGLEWTDQFLMKVSELTGKPIAASLEKERGRLVDMMTDSHAWLHGKRYALWGDPDFVMGMTKFLLELGAEPVHILCNNANKRWKKAMDKILEDSPYGQNSTVHIGKDLWHMRSLVFTDKPDFMIGNSYGKFIQRDTITKGKEFEVPLIRIGFPIFDRHHLHRDTTLGYEGAMHVLKILVNAVLERLDEETRGMGTTDYNYDLIR, encoded by the coding sequence ATGAGTCAGGAAGTCGAGAACATCAAGCCAAGTTATCCCTTGTTCCGTGACGAGGATTACAAGGAGAACCTGGCCCGCAAGAAAGAGCAGTACGAGGAGTGTCATCCGCAGGACAAGATCCGCGAGGTCTTCGAGTGGACGACCACCAAGGAATACCAAGAGCTGAACTTCCAGCGCGAGGCATTGACCGTCAATCCGGCCAAGGCCTGCCAGCCGCTGGGTGCGGTGCTCTGCGCCCTGGGTTTCGAAAAGACCATGCCTTACGTGCACGGCAGCCAGGGCTGCGTGGCGTACTTCCGCACCTACTTCAACCGCCACTTCAAGGAGCCGATCTCCTGCGTGTCCGACTCCATGACGGAAGACGCGGCGGTGTTCGGCGGCCAGAAGAACATGTTCGCCGGCCTGGAAAACGCCAAGGCGCTGTACAAGCCCGAGATGATCGCGGTGAGCACCACCTGCATGGCCGAGGTGATCGGCGACGACCTCAACGCCTTCATCGGTAACGCCAAGAAGGCCGGCAGCGTGCCGGAAGACTATCCCACGCCGTTCGCGCACACCCCGTCGTTCGTCGGCAGCCATGTCACCGGCTGGGACAACATGATGGAAGGCATCATGCGCTACTTCACCCTCAACTACATGGAGGGCAAGGAGGTCGGCAGCAACGGCAAGCTCAACATCGTGCCGGGCTTCGAGACCTACCTGGGCAACTTCCGGGTGATCAAGCGCATGCTGTCCGAGATGGACGTGAACTACACCATGCTCTCCGATCCCGAGGAGGTGCTCGACACGCCGGCCGACGGCGAATACCGCATGTATGCGGGCGGCACCACCCTGGACGAGATCAAGGACGCGCCCAACGCCATCGACACGATGTTCCTGCAACCGTGGCAGTCCGACAAATCCACCAAGTTCGTCAAGAACACCTGGCAGCACGAAGCGGCCAAGCTCGAGATCCCCATGGGTCTGGAATGGACCGACCAGTTCCTGATGAAGGTCTCCGAACTTACCGGCAAGCCCATCGCTGCCTCGCTGGAGAAGGAACGCGGCCGTCTGGTGGACATGATGACCGACTCCCATGCCTGGCTGCACGGCAAGCGTTACGCGCTGTGGGGCGACCCGGACTTCGTCATGGGCATGACCAAGTTCCTGCTGGAGCTCGGCGCCGAACCGGTGCACATCCTGTGCAACAACGCCAACAAGCGTTGGAAGAAGGCCATGGACAAGATCCTGGAGGACTCGCCCTACGGGCAGAACTCCACGGTCCACATCGGCAAGGACCTGTGGCACATGCGTTCGCTGGTGTTCACCGACAAGCCGGACTTCATGATCGGCAACTCGTACGGCAAGTTCATCCAGCGTGACACCATCACCAAGGGCAAGGAGTTCGAGGTGCCGTTGATCCGCATCGGCTTCCCGATCTTCGATCGTCATCACCTGCACCGGGATACGACCCTGGGTTACGAGGGCGCCATGCATGTCCTCAAGATCCTGGTCAACGCTGTCCTCGAACGACTGGACGAGGAAACCCGCGGTATGGGTACCACGGACTACAACTACGATCTGATTCGCTGA
- a CDS encoding 4Fe-4S binding protein: MAMYIVADECISCGDCEPECPTNSISEGKIVFEIDAASCTECEGDFDTPKCVELCPIDNCILPLAS, encoded by the coding sequence ATGGCCATGTACATCGTAGCTGACGAATGCATTTCATGCGGTGACTGTGAGCCGGAGTGCCCGACCAACTCGATCAGCGAAGGCAAGATCGTGTTCGAGATCGACGCCGCCAGCTGCACCGAGTGCGAAGGCGATTTCGACACTCCCAAGTGCGTCGAGCTCTGCCCCATCGACAACTGCATTCTGCCGCTGGCTTCCTGA
- the nifT gene encoding putative nitrogen fixation protein NifT has product MPKVMIRRDETGALSFYVAKKDLEEAVVSLEHDSPEKWGGEVELADGSRYELELLDEAPRLPVTLRAKRL; this is encoded by the coding sequence ATGCCGAAAGTGATGATCCGACGTGATGAGACCGGCGCCCTGAGCTTCTACGTCGCCAAGAAGGATCTGGAGGAGGCCGTGGTCTCCCTGGAGCACGACAGCCCCGAGAAGTGGGGCGGCGAGGTGGAGCTTGCAGACGGTTCCCGCTACGAGCTGGAACTGCTCGACGAGGCTCCGCGACTGCCGGTCACTTTGCGCGCCAAGCGTCTTTGA
- the nifH gene encoding nitrogenase iron protein, with product MALRQCAIYGKGGIGKSTTTQNLVAALAEAGKKVMIVGCDPKADSTRLMLHSKAQNTIMHLAAEAGSVEDLELEDVLKMGYADVKCVESGGPEPGVGCAGRGVITAINFLEEEGAYDEDLDFVFYDVLGDVVCGGFAMPIRENKAQEIYIVCSGEMMAMYAANNISKGIVKYANSGGVRLAGLICNSRNTDREDELIEALAAKLGTHMIHFVPRDNVVQRAEIRRMTVIEYDPKAQQADEYRALANKIIDNKKLVIPTPLTMDELEDLLMEFGIMEEEDASIVGKTAADEVAAGAPA from the coding sequence ATGGCTTTACGTCAATGTGCAATCTACGGCAAGGGCGGTATCGGCAAATCCACCACCACGCAGAACCTGGTGGCCGCGCTCGCCGAGGCAGGCAAGAAGGTGATGATCGTCGGCTGCGATCCCAAGGCCGATTCCACCCGCCTGATGCTGCACTCCAAGGCCCAGAACACCATCATGCACCTGGCCGCCGAGGCGGGCAGCGTCGAGGATCTGGAGCTCGAGGACGTGCTCAAGATGGGCTACGCCGACGTCAAGTGCGTCGAGTCCGGTGGCCCTGAACCCGGCGTGGGCTGCGCCGGCCGCGGTGTGATCACCGCCATCAACTTCCTCGAGGAAGAGGGTGCCTACGACGAGGACCTGGACTTCGTCTTCTATGACGTGCTCGGCGACGTGGTGTGCGGCGGTTTCGCCATGCCCATCCGCGAGAACAAGGCCCAGGAAATCTACATCGTCTGCTCGGGCGAGATGATGGCCATGTACGCCGCCAACAACATCTCCAAGGGCATCGTGAAGTACGCCAACTCCGGTGGTGTGCGTCTGGCCGGTCTGATCTGCAACAGCCGCAACACCGATCGTGAGGACGAACTGATCGAGGCCCTGGCCGCCAAGCTGGGTACCCACATGATCCACTTCGTGCCTCGCGACAACGTGGTGCAGCGCGCCGAGATCCGTCGCATGACCGTGATCGAGTACGACCCGAAGGCCCAGCAGGCCGACGAGTACCGAGCCCTGGCGAACAAGATCATCGACAACAAGAAGCTTGTGATCCCGACGCCGCTGACCATGGACGAACTCGAAGACCTGCTCATGGAGTTCGGCATCATGGAGGAAGAGGACGCGAGCATCGTCGGCAAGACTGCGGCGGACGAGGTTGCCGCCGGCGCGCCGGCCTGA